The Candidatus Manganitrophus noduliformans genome includes a window with the following:
- a CDS encoding halocarboxylic acid dehydrogenase DehI family protein — translation MAIFNKTKPIPEQESAGETERIYYEIRQTLRSTGVPQLFCSWAGYGKFLPLVWSALRPNAETRLYEEASDRLRAEGARLIKPMEKPDVSARVRLGESQTYHLRASLDLYHYLYPKLLVLTSAVQRALAGERIGKEENRELERIERGAPAGMIAMELAPEEPQDPRLRALFEEIKKTSKLPSVVMEIRTLALWPDYLFEARKRLMPIIVGPEYKQAEERLKQTARKEAGNLPYPVSIPREEVKGVVPDVGEITALTSDFERAYARCILNIALLQCDWRDPDALASSPFPAPSRRQVVAAGGMA, via the coding sequence ATGGCGATTTTCAATAAAACCAAGCCGATTCCGGAACAGGAGAGCGCCGGAGAGACCGAGCGGATCTATTATGAGATCCGCCAGACCCTTCGTTCCACCGGCGTTCCTCAACTGTTCTGCAGCTGGGCGGGCTACGGAAAATTTCTTCCCTTGGTCTGGAGCGCCCTTCGGCCGAATGCCGAGACCCGTCTCTATGAAGAAGCATCCGACCGGCTTCGCGCGGAAGGGGCTCGTCTGATCAAGCCGATGGAAAAACCGGATGTTTCTGCGCGCGTGCGACTGGGAGAGAGTCAAACGTATCACCTTCGCGCCTCCCTCGATCTTTATCACTATCTCTACCCAAAATTGCTTGTGCTGACTTCGGCCGTTCAACGCGCTCTCGCCGGCGAGCGGATCGGGAAAGAGGAGAACCGGGAATTGGAGCGGATCGAACGCGGCGCCCCTGCCGGAATGATTGCGATGGAGCTGGCGCCGGAAGAGCCGCAAGACCCCCGCCTTCGAGCGTTGTTTGAAGAGATAAAAAAAACCTCGAAGCTTCCGAGCGTCGTCATGGAGATCCGTACCCTGGCGCTCTGGCCCGACTATTTGTTTGAAGCCCGGAAGCGATTGATGCCGATCATCGTCGGCCCGGAGTATAAACAGGCCGAAGAGCGCCTGAAGCAGACGGCGCGAAAAGAGGCGGGCAACCTTCCCTATCCGGTATCGATCCCGAGGGAGGAGGTGAAGGGGGTTGTCCCTGATGTTGGAGAAATCACTGCGCTGACGTCGGACTTCGAGCGCGCATACGCCCGCTGCATCCTGAATATCGCCCTTCTCCAATGCGATTGGAGAGACCCCGACGCGTTGGCTTCCTCCCCTTTTCCCGCCCCTTCCCGGCGACAGGTTGTCGCGGCAGGAGGGATGGCGTGA
- a CDS encoding alpha/beta fold hydrolase, which yields MNWREYQAKQRVAEIGDRFISYVDEGSGDPVILLHGMPTWGFLWHPLRSSLSGSHRVLIPDLIGYGYSDKRDGFDRSIAKQAEAIHVWMEKIGMRRATFVGHDIGGGVALRLATLFPGRVDRLCLMNSVCYDSWPVEAILQLGHPETRRRLSVRTAILLMKQGLKMGFTSSPSNDLLDSLLIPYATETGKLSLIRDAVAVDTNQTMEIVPLLQRITAPTLILWGEDDRLQPVDYGERLAWDIPGARLIRIEQASHFVMIDQPGEVERDLIPFLGGAKVERLAA from the coding sequence GTGAACTGGAGAGAGTATCAGGCAAAGCAGAGGGTGGCCGAGATCGGAGATCGTTTCATCAGCTATGTCGACGAGGGATCGGGTGATCCGGTGATCCTCCTTCATGGGATGCCGACCTGGGGGTTTCTTTGGCATCCCCTCCGTTCTTCTCTTTCCGGATCGCACCGCGTCCTGATTCCCGATCTGATCGGCTACGGCTACTCGGACAAGCGGGATGGGTTCGATCGATCCATTGCAAAACAGGCCGAGGCGATCCATGTCTGGATGGAGAAGATTGGAATGAGGCGGGCGACGTTCGTCGGGCACGACATCGGCGGCGGGGTGGCCCTGCGGCTGGCGACCCTCTTTCCCGGGCGGGTTGACCGTCTCTGTTTGATGAACTCGGTCTGCTACGATTCCTGGCCGGTGGAAGCGATATTGCAACTCGGCCACCCCGAAACGCGGCGGCGGCTCTCCGTCCGGACTGCGATCCTGCTGATGAAACAGGGCCTCAAGATGGGATTTACCTCCTCTCCGTCCAACGATCTATTGGACAGTCTGCTCATCCCCTATGCCACCGAGACGGGAAAGCTGTCGCTCATCCGGGATGCCGTGGCGGTCGACACGAATCAGACGATGGAAATCGTTCCGCTCCTCCAACGGATCACCGCACCCACATTGATCCTCTGGGGAGAGGACGACCGGTTGCAGCCGGTCGATTATGGCGAGCGGCTCGCCTGGGACATCCCCGGAGCCCGGCTGATCCGGATCGAACAAGCATCCCATTTCGTGATGATCGACCAGCCGGGAGAGGTTGAAAGGGATCTGATCCCCTTTCTCGGCGGAGCCAAGGTCGAACGGTTGGCGGCGTAA
- a CDS encoding dihydrolipoyl dehydrogenase family protein produces MERYDLLVLGSGSAGLYGAIKAAQLGARVALVEGGEIGGTCPNRGCLPTEHLVTAAERYYYGQMVAFRGVTPRKARLNFAAVMREKEAVVQHARKEKERMIAAHPNITFLPGRGRLVSPHHVAIDGQPVTADKTLLATGSSPITPPIPGLADISPLNSDRVQVITRLPRSLIVIGGGEIGLEYGQLFLHFGARVIVLEKEARILPREEPEISNALRRYLGEEGMEIHTGVEIEAVEPLPRRRGYRVAARKGGETLLLEGSAVFVATGRRPNTDGLGLEEAGVKRRPDGAVETTPSFETSHSHIFAAGDIRGHVRKLATVADREGELAAENALRGSRQTMEYLGVPYAILTSPQVASVGLKEADARAAGFALRQVDLSLPEELPKAIADRGWVKLVVEKGSHRILGVHLLAAKAAEAIHEAIFIVKNGLTVEDVCRTIHVYPTVAESILRAAESYPKAA; encoded by the coding sequence ATGGAGCGTTACGATCTCCTGGTGCTCGGGTCGGGCTCCGCCGGGCTTTACGGGGCGATCAAGGCCGCGCAGCTCGGCGCCCGGGTGGCGCTGGTCGAGGGGGGCGAGATCGGCGGAACCTGTCCGAACCGGGGCTGTCTTCCGACCGAACATTTGGTGACGGCGGCGGAGCGTTACTATTACGGACAGATGGTTGCGTTCCGGGGGGTGACGCCCCGCAAGGCCCGGCTCAACTTTGCGGCGGTGATGAGGGAGAAAGAAGCGGTGGTTCAACACGCGCGGAAGGAGAAGGAGCGGATGATCGCGGCCCACCCGAACATCACGTTTCTCCCGGGGAGGGGCCGTCTTGTCTCGCCGCATCATGTCGCCATCGACGGTCAACCGGTTACGGCCGATAAAACGCTTCTTGCGACCGGCTCTTCACCGATCACCCCGCCGATTCCCGGCTTGGCCGACATTTCCCCTCTGAACAGCGACCGCGTTCAGGTCATCACCCGTTTACCGCGAAGCCTGATCGTGATCGGCGGCGGTGAGATCGGCCTCGAATACGGCCAGCTTTTTCTCCATTTCGGGGCAAGGGTGATCGTCCTCGAAAAAGAAGCGCGGATTTTGCCGCGGGAGGAGCCGGAGATTTCGAATGCGCTGCGCCGTTACCTGGGAGAAGAAGGGATGGAGATTCATACCGGCGTCGAGATCGAAGCGGTCGAGCCGCTCCCCCGCCGGCGGGGCTATCGGGTCGCGGCTCGGAAGGGAGGAGAGACCCTCCTGTTGGAAGGGTCCGCCGTTTTCGTCGCCACCGGACGGCGTCCGAACACCGACGGCCTCGGCCTGGAAGAGGCCGGCGTGAAGCGCCGTCCGGACGGCGCGGTTGAGACGACCCCCTCTTTCGAAACGTCGCATTCCCATATTTTTGCGGCTGGGGATATCCGCGGGCATGTCCGCAAGCTTGCGACCGTTGCCGATCGCGAAGGGGAGCTGGCGGCCGAAAACGCCTTGAGAGGAAGCCGGCAGACGATGGAATATCTCGGCGTCCCCTATGCGATTTTGACCTCTCCCCAGGTGGCGAGCGTCGGATTAAAAGAGGCGGATGCGCGCGCCGCCGGTTTCGCGTTGCGGCAGGTCGATCTCTCCCTGCCGGAAGAGCTGCCGAAGGCGATCGCCGACCGCGGATGGGTCAAGCTGGTGGTGGAGAAGGGGAGCCATCGGATTTTGGGGGTCCATCTCCTGGCCGCCAAGGCGGCGGAGGCGATCCATGAGGCGATCTTTATTGTCAAGAACGGTCTCACGGTCGAGGATGTCTGCCGGACGATTCATGTTTATCCCACCGTGGCCGAATCGATCCTGCGCGCGGCCGAGTCCTACCCCAAGGCGGCTTGA
- a CDS encoding class I SAM-dependent methyltransferase, producing the protein MAYGCEQALMETNPVKRLAFRWLGATHLGDRSRNHYLMRALRKITLPEDANVLNAGCANGAHSFYLSERHPGWKITGIEIEQEPIARAIAISEKKGTGNLSFHAGDLHQIRFSELFHLIFSMHVLTYLKDDLEVLKRFSRALKRDGYLILSIPTPPAPSALPRPLQRLFQPAAPPAGAPPISIERSGYSNEEITRKLNEAGFRPLSITHPAGPLWQSAWEIHTLIENKRLLRAMAHPFLLFLVDLDQWLCKEYPYPMGRDSLIIAQRSV; encoded by the coding sequence ATGGCTTATGGATGTGAACAAGCACTCATGGAAACCAACCCGGTCAAACGTCTCGCCTTTCGATGGCTGGGAGCCACCCACCTCGGAGACCGATCCCGCAACCATTACCTGATGCGGGCGCTCCGGAAAATTACCCTTCCGGAAGATGCGAACGTCCTGAACGCCGGATGCGCGAACGGCGCCCACTCCTTCTACCTGTCGGAGAGGCACCCCGGCTGGAAGATCACCGGGATCGAAATCGAGCAGGAACCGATCGCGCGGGCGATCGCCATTTCCGAAAAGAAGGGAACCGGGAATCTCTCGTTCCACGCAGGAGACCTCCACCAGATCCGATTTTCCGAGCTGTTCCACCTGATCTTTTCGATGCACGTTCTCACTTACCTTAAAGACGACCTGGAAGTCTTAAAGCGGTTTTCCCGCGCGCTCAAACGGGACGGTTATCTGATCCTCTCCATTCCGACCCCGCCGGCCCCTTCCGCCCTCCCTCGTCCGCTCCAAAGACTCTTCCAACCCGCCGCTCCTCCGGCGGGCGCCCCCCCCATTTCGATCGAGCGGAGCGGCTACTCGAATGAGGAGATCACCCGCAAGCTCAATGAAGCCGGATTCCGCCCCCTCTCCATCACCCATCCGGCGGGACCGCTCTGGCAATCGGCTTGGGAAATTCATACGTTGATCGAGAACAAACGGCTCCTGCGGGCCATGGCCCATCCGTTTCTTCTCTTCCTCGTCGATCTGGACCAGTGGCTTTGTAAAGAGTACCCTTATCCGATGGGGAGAGATTCTTTGATCATTGCGCAGAGATCCGTTTGA
- a CDS encoding NifU family protein has product MPNHPIATLTEKAVQKVRQALQGRSDIGVRLTVIREAGDFKYKFDYVAPGGADPRDFALPCGEYQFFINRESETLIKGSTIDYSSTGLAQAWVIDNPNPAWDSELAREISKVFNETINPGLAEHGGHIKLVDLKENIVYVEMSGGCQGCAMAGKTLYHGVIRILSEKFPQITGLVDTTNHTAGAAPFFTTETGTIPTFKN; this is encoded by the coding sequence ATGCCCAATCATCCCATCGCCACCCTCACCGAAAAGGCGGTCCAAAAGGTCCGCCAGGCCCTTCAAGGCCGCAGCGACATCGGCGTGCGGCTAACAGTGATACGCGAAGCAGGCGACTTCAAATACAAGTTCGACTATGTCGCGCCGGGAGGGGCCGATCCGCGGGACTTTGCCCTGCCGTGCGGAGAGTATCAGTTTTTCATCAACCGGGAATCGGAAACACTCATCAAAGGATCGACAATCGATTATTCGAGCACCGGGCTGGCGCAGGCGTGGGTGATCGACAATCCGAATCCGGCGTGGGACAGCGAGTTGGCGCGCGAAATCTCCAAGGTCTTCAACGAAACGATCAACCCCGGCCTTGCCGAGCATGGCGGGCACATCAAACTGGTCGACCTGAAAGAGAACATCGTCTACGTGGAGATGTCGGGCGGCTGTCAGGGATGCGCGATGGCCGGCAAGACCCTCTACCACGGGGTCATCCGAATCCTCTCCGAAAAATTCCCGCAAATCACCGGTCTGGTCGACACCACCAACCACACCGCCGGGGCCGCCCCCTTTTTCACCACCGAAACAGGGACCATCCCCACATTTAAAAACTAA
- a CDS encoding sensor histidine kinase — protein MKNNGLGREKEGSEPTPPRKATEPADGFGLQAILFVCLSVMAAFPVLMFGLTQSRQWKVVQLQQADREGMSVAQALAREIGQTIVMQLRGVEVLAGQVEVKETMEKERLQALVSTQRSRFGGLSFMYVADAEGRSIVADPPFTDGRANAGVDYSDRDYYKDLLRTGKTVISQVQLGRRSGVPNIQIATPIWGPEQMLAGFAEGSVDLTEIQSLTEQIASSDADLRLAVLDKEGRVIAHPNPALRREMRPLGHLPLYQPAIRSLGEIRVERDEEGVPVRAAAVPISAQGLDWTVVVSRPQAVIEQHAAVAQRQTLITVTGAFSAALLLAGFLASWLARPIRRLARLTIAVGKGDFGMPSPEPDFWSPREVKALHAAVGEMVGQLRAYTEELENRVKARTTALKETNRELEAFVYTVSHDLKAPVVSLHGMASLLMEECGERLDENGRHYLKRILSNAGFMEELIGDLLELSRVGRREKRPEHLESEPLVRAVLEQCDMMIRKRGVEVAVLTPLPAVVFDPTHLKQIFLNLIGNGIKFIGSPAAPRLEIGGREAGGWVEFYVKDNGIGIDPEYHERIFGIFQRLKEVEVEGCGVGLAIVKKILEMSGGKIWLESRKGEGATFFFRIPKESVNDHVS, from the coding sequence ATGAAGAATAACGGTCTCGGGAGAGAGAAGGAGGGATCGGAGCCGACCCCGCCCCGAAAAGCGACCGAACCTGCGGACGGGTTTGGCCTCCAGGCGATTCTCTTCGTCTGCCTGAGTGTGATGGCCGCCTTTCCCGTTTTGATGTTCGGTCTTACGCAATCGCGGCAGTGGAAGGTCGTCCAGTTGCAACAGGCCGACCGTGAAGGGATGTCGGTGGCCCAGGCGCTGGCGCGCGAGATCGGGCAGACGATTGTCATGCAGCTCCGCGGGGTGGAGGTTTTGGCGGGGCAGGTGGAGGTGAAGGAGACGATGGAAAAAGAGCGTCTCCAGGCGCTCGTCAGCACGCAGCGCAGCCGCTTCGGAGGGCTTTCGTTTATGTATGTCGCCGACGCGGAGGGCCGATCGATCGTCGCCGACCCTCCTTTCACCGACGGACGGGCGAACGCCGGCGTCGATTATAGCGACCGCGATTATTACAAGGATCTGCTCCGAACGGGCAAGACGGTGATCTCCCAGGTTCAGCTGGGAAGGCGATCGGGCGTTCCTAATATACAGATTGCAACGCCGATTTGGGGGCCCGAGCAAATGTTGGCCGGTTTTGCAGAAGGATCGGTCGATTTAACCGAAATCCAATCGTTGACGGAGCAGATCGCTTCGTCCGATGCCGATCTGCGGCTGGCGGTTCTCGACAAAGAGGGCCGGGTGATCGCCCATCCGAATCCGGCGCTTCGAAGGGAGATGCGCCCGCTGGGGCATCTCCCGCTCTATCAGCCGGCGATCCGATCTCTCGGGGAAATCCGTGTTGAGCGAGACGAAGAGGGAGTTCCCGTACGGGCGGCAGCGGTTCCGATCTCGGCGCAAGGGCTCGACTGGACGGTTGTGGTGAGCCGGCCACAAGCGGTCATCGAGCAACACGCCGCCGTCGCGCAGCGGCAGACGCTGATCACCGTGACCGGCGCTTTTTCCGCCGCACTGTTGCTGGCCGGATTCCTCGCGTCGTGGCTGGCGCGGCCGATCCGAAGATTGGCCAGGCTGACGATCGCCGTCGGCAAGGGCGATTTTGGGATGCCGTCGCCCGAACCCGATTTTTGGTCGCCCCGGGAAGTCAAGGCGCTGCATGCCGCCGTCGGGGAAATGGTCGGCCAGCTTCGCGCCTATACCGAAGAGCTGGAAAACCGGGTAAAGGCTCGGACGACGGCGCTGAAGGAGACGAACCGGGAGTTGGAGGCGTTTGTGTATACCGTTTCCCACGATTTGAAGGCGCCCGTGGTGTCGCTGCATGGAATGGCCTCGTTGTTAATGGAGGAGTGCGGGGAGAGGCTCGACGAGAACGGTCGGCACTACCTGAAGCGGATCCTCTCCAACGCCGGTTTTATGGAAGAGCTGATCGGCGATTTATTAGAATTGTCAAGAGTTGGAAGACGGGAGAAGCGACCCGAGCATTTGGAGAGCGAGCCGTTGGTGCGGGCGGTCTTGGAGCAGTGCGATATGATGATTCGGAAACGGGGGGTGGAGGTGGCGGTCCTCACCCCGCTTCCCGCGGTGGTGTTCGATCCGACCCATTTGAAGCAGATCTTCCTCAACCTGATCGGAAACGGAATCAAATTCATCGGGAGTCCGGCGGCGCCGCGGTTGGAGATCGGCGGGAGAGAGGCGGGCGGATGGGTGGAGTTCTACGTGAAAGACAACGGCATCGGAATTGATCCGGAGTATCACGAACGGATTTTCGGTATCTTTCAACGGTTGAAGGAGGTTGAAGTGGAAGGGTGCGGTGTGGGGCTGGCGATCGTGAAAAAGATCCTGGAAATGTCCGGCGGAAAGATCTGGCTGGAATCGAGAAAAGGAGAAGGGGCCACGTTCTTCTTCAGGATACCGAAAGAGAGTGTAAATGACCACGTTTCGTGA